In one Thermococcus sp. 2319x1 genomic region, the following are encoded:
- the hjc gene encoding Holliday junction resolvase Hjc, with protein MRYRKGASAERELIKMLEKEGFAVVRSAGSKKVDIVAGNGRLYLCIEVKTTRSDKLYLSEEEVENIKSFANRFGGKGILAVKFTNNGWYFFDAEKLKKSGKNYRITLQTAKHKAKTFDEIVGKQKSLIEVIGSE; from the coding sequence AAATGCTCGAAAAAGAGGGATTTGCCGTTGTTAGGTCAGCAGGAAGCAAAAAAGTTGATATAGTTGCAGGGAATGGTAGGCTTTACCTCTGCATTGAGGTTAAAACCACGAGGAGCGATAAACTCTATTTAAGCGAGGAAGAGGTTGAGAATATAAAAAGCTTTGCCAACAGATTTGGAGGAAAAGGAATCCTTGCCGTCAAATTCACAAACAACGGATGGTATTTTTTTGATGCTGAAAAGCTAAAAAAGAGCGGAAAAAATTATAGAATAACCCTTCAAACGGCAAAGCATAAAGCCAAAACCTTTGACGAAATAGTTGGTAAGCAAAAATCTTTAATCGAGGTGATTGGAAGTGAATAA
- a CDS encoding CARDB domain-containing protein: MNKRAIVLITLLFLLPIPKTSAQPSLLLEVTQKSFEAKPGETISVPVTLSNIGNETAENITLYISGPLIEGLLYYQDVIKKLEPGEKVERTLPIYVENPKAGVYDLKVVARVGAVLIEVPVSLRVLTRVSYSIDIDVKDRYLFGEDVAIKLKVSSSSNGIIFGDVSYEIYRENASIAEKAIHNIFLYPEYPENKWEYVIFLPKPDVGKYTVVMRTSFGGISKTITKSFEVYQRKLKYETKFEKGIIYVRILDEKGEGVEGLPVIIEGTKLKTNSYGIAFVEAKEPGTYHITLNLDGKIVETFVEVKKLFMAYEQKNETLLVYVKDSAGKGIGNVTIEAIGPIGKTYAVTDENGTAAINLNETGFGSISLKAESDRYLGAEAIITVREPKRPEAETPTQTTPTPINQTTPVSPVKPKDYGNLPIILVLSAIIFGSTSYLALFKPLKFEEQLDKYYFVKVRAPRLRELSNFRYEKAINAIDARATKGKVAIEDGKVIWEIDKLEPGEEAFLQVIL, translated from the coding sequence GTGAATAAAAGAGCCATTGTTTTGATAACACTCCTATTTTTGCTCCCTATCCCAAAGACAAGTGCCCAGCCTTCTCTGTTGCTTGAAGTCACTCAAAAAAGCTTCGAAGCAAAACCCGGAGAAACTATCTCAGTCCCGGTTACGCTGAGCAATATTGGTAACGAAACGGCAGAGAATATAACCCTTTACATCTCTGGGCCACTCATTGAAGGTCTCCTTTACTACCAAGATGTCATAAAAAAGCTTGAACCCGGAGAAAAAGTGGAGAGAACTCTACCCATATATGTTGAAAACCCCAAAGCCGGAGTTTACGACCTCAAAGTGGTGGCAAGAGTAGGAGCGGTGCTTATTGAAGTTCCAGTATCCCTGAGAGTTCTCACAAGAGTGAGCTATTCAATTGATATAGACGTTAAGGACAGGTATCTCTTTGGGGAAGACGTTGCCATAAAACTGAAGGTTTCCTCTTCCTCCAACGGGATAATCTTTGGAGATGTTTCTTATGAGATCTACAGGGAAAACGCCTCAATTGCAGAAAAGGCAATTCACAACATCTTCCTTTACCCCGAATATCCAGAAAACAAGTGGGAGTATGTGATATTTCTTCCCAAGCCAGACGTGGGAAAATACACAGTTGTTATGAGAACCAGCTTTGGGGGAATCTCAAAAACAATTACAAAAAGCTTTGAAGTCTATCAAAGAAAGCTGAAGTATGAGACAAAATTCGAAAAGGGCATAATATACGTGAGAATTTTAGACGAAAAAGGAGAGGGAGTGGAAGGACTACCGGTAATAATAGAGGGCACCAAGCTGAAGACGAATTCTTATGGAATAGCTTTCGTTGAGGCAAAGGAACCCGGAACTTACCACATCACATTGAATCTCGATGGTAAGATTGTTGAGACGTTCGTTGAGGTTAAAAAGCTCTTCATGGCCTATGAACAGAAAAACGAGACGCTTTTAGTCTACGTTAAAGACTCGGCAGGAAAAGGAATAGGGAACGTGACCATAGAAGCTATAGGGCCAATTGGAAAAACTTACGCCGTAACCGATGAGAACGGAACAGCGGCGATAAACCTAAACGAGACCGGCTTTGGAAGCATCTCTCTAAAAGCCGAAAGCGATAGGTATCTTGGCGCTGAGGCAATAATAACCGTCAGGGAACCAAAAAGGCCAGAAGCCGAGACTCCAACCCAAACGACTCCCACCCCAATAAACCAGACAACACCGGTCTCTCCAGTGAAGCCGAAGGACTATGGAAACCTGCCCATAATTTTGGTTCTCTCCGCAATAATCTTCGGGAGCACCTCCTATTTAGCTCTTTTCAAGCCCCTTAAATTCGAAGAACAGCTCGATAAATACTACTTCGTAAAGGTGAGGGCCCCGAGACTGAGAGAACTTAGCAACTTCAGGTATGAAAAAGCAATAAACGCCATCGATGCAAGGGCAACAAAAGGAAAGGTAGCAATAGAGGACGGTAAAGTAATATGGGAGATAGACAAACTTGAACCCGGAGAAGAGGCCTTTTTGCAGGTTATTCTCTGA